A single window of Brevundimonas naejangsanensis DNA harbors:
- a CDS encoding ABC transporter permease: MSRILLIARREFLAYAKTVGFWLSLLAFPLFAVLGGAIPVLMKHAEPQREAVIIDETPAGSGLAAAVRQALETERGRADIAALRLAAVPEAGTAGGDRVREAAEKGGFDAGLEALKKEAPRAAAGFKTPKRSFELVEAPADLLAAAPGEARDALARRYVDKDAPEGERLNAVVFLTEKDGQPGARVWTGRATDDVVEDAVRDALKSANRSRVFVSSGIDPSVVAQTERFRPEVSVFSPRAASGGEVSFRDKLPVLVGLAVGFILWSLVMTGASILLNSVMEEKSNKILEVLLSSASATEILTGKVLGVALLTLAVLGAWGGIGAIGLMASMPDVARDIGSVLLTDGLFVWFLLLLVGGYLMYAVLFAAIGAFCDTPRDAQTLMGPIMMVLIVPILVMQMAIRTPDAMVVKVISLIPPFTPFVMAARAPSGPPLIEMIGGLVGMFLFAALMVWAAGRAFRAGALSDVKLSWKSFMGAVTGR, encoded by the coding sequence ATGAGCCGCATTCTTCTGATCGCGCGCCGCGAGTTTCTGGCCTACGCCAAGACGGTCGGCTTCTGGCTGTCCCTGCTGGCCTTTCCGCTGTTCGCCGTGCTGGGCGGCGCCATTCCGGTGTTGATGAAACATGCAGAGCCTCAGCGCGAAGCCGTCATCATAGACGAAACCCCGGCCGGGTCGGGTCTGGCCGCCGCCGTGCGCCAGGCCCTGGAGACGGAACGCGGGCGCGCCGATATCGCCGCCCTGCGCCTTGCGGCCGTGCCCGAGGCGGGAACGGCGGGCGGGGACCGCGTGCGCGAGGCCGCTGAGAAGGGCGGCTTCGACGCCGGGCTGGAGGCGTTGAAGAAGGAGGCGCCGCGCGCCGCCGCTGGCTTCAAGACGCCAAAGCGTTCGTTTGAGCTGGTCGAGGCGCCGGCTGACCTGCTGGCCGCTGCGCCCGGCGAGGCGCGCGACGCCCTGGCCCGCCGCTATGTCGATAAGGACGCGCCTGAGGGCGAGCGTTTGAACGCCGTCGTCTTCCTGACCGAAAAGGACGGCCAACCCGGCGCGCGCGTCTGGACCGGCCGCGCCACCGACGATGTTGTGGAAGACGCCGTGCGCGACGCCCTGAAGTCCGCCAACCGCAGCCGCGTCTTCGTGTCCAGCGGCATCGATCCCTCGGTGGTGGCGCAGACCGAGCGATTCCGGCCTGAAGTGTCTGTCTTCTCGCCGCGCGCCGCGTCGGGCGGAGAGGTGTCGTTCCGCGACAAGCTGCCGGTCCTCGTCGGCCTGGCGGTGGGCTTCATCCTGTGGTCTCTCGTCATGACCGGCGCCTCGATCCTGCTGAACAGCGTGATGGAGGAGAAGTCGAACAAGATCCTGGAGGTCCTGCTGTCCTCGGCCTCGGCGACCGAGATCCTGACGGGCAAGGTGCTGGGCGTGGCCCTGCTGACCCTGGCCGTGCTGGGCGCCTGGGGCGGCATCGGCGCCATCGGCCTGATGGCGAGCATGCCTGACGTGGCGCGCGACATCGGCTCGGTGCTGCTGACCGACGGCCTGTTCGTCTGGTTCCTGCTGCTGCTGGTCGGGGGCTATCTGATGTATGCGGTGCTGTTCGCCGCCATCGGCGCCTTCTGTGACACGCCGCGCGACGCCCAGACCCTGATGGGGCCGATCATGATGGTGCTGATCGTGCCGATCCTAGTCATGCAAATGGCCATCCGCACGCCGGACGCCATGGTGGTGAAGGTGATCAGCCTGATCCCGCCCTTCACCCCCTTCGTCATGGCCGCCCGCGCGCCCAGCGGGCCGCCTCTGATCGAAATGATCGGCGGCCTGGTCGGCATGTTCCTATTCGCCGCCTTGATGGTCTGGGCGGCGGGCCGCGCCTTCCGCGCCGGCGCCTTGTCCGACGTGAAGCTGAGTTGGAAGAGCTTCATGGGCGCCGTGACGGGGCGGTGA
- a CDS encoding ABC transporter ATP-binding protein yields MVAALTLDGISKRYGGFQAVSDLSFQVEKGSICGFLGPNGAGKTSTLRMILGLQPATSGRIDILGADDGRKVRHRIGFLPEERGLYKKMTPVDAIAFFGGLKGLPLPEGRRRGREMLEQMGLGEASKKKMKELSKGMAQKVQLIASVVHQPEFVILDEPFSGLDPMNQQGLEAMIRALAADGATVLFSTHVMQHAERLCDKVVLLARGRKAFEGTVDQARATSPRFLELEGALDRNAVAALPGVSGIEILAEEGAVSTLRVGLAPGAEAQSALRAAFLGGLDVRRFQMKEPTLHDAFIALTGDHPDEDQSVAKTDKMEAAR; encoded by the coding sequence ATGGTCGCGGCGCTGACGCTGGACGGAATCAGCAAGAGATACGGAGGCTTCCAGGCGGTCTCCGACCTGAGCTTCCAGGTCGAGAAAGGCTCGATCTGCGGCTTCCTGGGGCCCAACGGGGCGGGCAAGACCTCGACCCTGCGGATGATCCTGGGACTGCAGCCGGCCACCAGCGGACGCATCGACATTCTGGGCGCCGACGACGGCCGCAAGGTGCGCCACCGGATCGGCTTCCTGCCCGAGGAGCGCGGCCTCTATAAGAAGATGACGCCGGTGGACGCCATCGCCTTCTTCGGCGGCCTGAAGGGCCTGCCCCTGCCCGAGGGGCGCCGTCGCGGCCGCGAGATGCTGGAGCAGATGGGCCTGGGCGAGGCCAGCAAGAAGAAGATGAAGGAGCTGTCCAAGGGGATGGCCCAGAAGGTCCAGTTGATCGCATCGGTGGTGCATCAGCCCGAGTTCGTGATCCTGGACGAACCGTTCTCCGGGCTGGACCCGATGAACCAGCAGGGGCTGGAAGCCATGATCCGCGCCTTGGCCGCCGATGGGGCGACGGTGCTGTTCTCGACCCACGTGATGCAGCACGCCGAGCGCCTGTGCGACAAGGTCGTGCTGCTGGCCCGGGGGCGTAAGGCCTTCGAGGGCACGGTGGATCAGGCGCGCGCAACATCGCCGCGCTTTCTGGAGCTGGAAGGGGCGCTGGACCGCAACGCGGTCGCCGCCCTGCCGGGCGTCAGCGGCATCGAGATCCTGGCGGAGGAGGGCGCCGTCAGCACCCTGCGCGTCGGCCTGGCGCCGGGGGCGGAGGCGCAATCCGCCCTGCGCGCCGCCTTCCTGGGCGGGCTGGACGTGCGGCGCTTCCAGATGAAGGAGCCGACCCTGCACGACGCCTTCATCGCCCTGACCGGCGACCACCCGGACGAGGATCAGTCCGTCGCCAAGACCGACAAGATGGAGGCCGCGCGATGA
- a CDS encoding M23 family metallopeptidase, with product MRLVPPAVRPHVIRFGQTGALVALSVLAMAAAPVGMIAAAPEKVVEVSAPIAPPVKAVAEPAGPVTRKIVFEAPVKGYRINSSFGLRKLAIEAKARAHKGVDIAAPTGTGVFATTEGKVLRAGYQAGGYGNFIEVQHPNGMTSLYGHLSRIDVHSGKTVEAGERIGLVGSTGYSTGPHLHFEVRRNGGQVDPAKIVGQSFDIRVKAPV from the coding sequence ATGCGTCTAGTCCCCCCGGCCGTTCGGCCGCATGTCATCCGTTTTGGTCAAACCGGCGCCCTGGTCGCCCTGTCGGTCCTGGCGATGGCCGCTGCGCCCGTCGGCATGATCGCCGCCGCGCCTGAGAAGGTCGTCGAAGTGTCGGCCCCCATCGCCCCGCCCGTAAAGGCGGTGGCGGAGCCCGCCGGTCCGGTGACGCGCAAGATCGTCTTCGAAGCCCCGGTGAAGGGATATCGCATCAACTCGTCGTTCGGCCTGCGCAAGCTGGCGATCGAAGCCAAGGCCCGGGCGCACAAGGGCGTGGACATCGCCGCCCCGACCGGCACAGGAGTCTTCGCCACGACCGAAGGCAAGGTGCTGCGCGCCGGCTATCAGGCGGGCGGCTACGGCAACTTCATCGAGGTGCAGCATCCCAACGGCATGACCAGCCTGTACGGCCACCTCAGCCGCATCGACGTCCATTCGGGCAAGACGGTGGAGGCGGGCGAGCGCATCGGCCTGGTCGGTTCGACTGGCTATTCGACCGGCCCGCACCTGCATTTCGAGGTCCGCCGCAACGGCGGTCAGGTCGACCCCGCCAAGATCGTCGGACAGAGCTTCGATATCCGGGTGAAGGCGCCGGTCTGA
- a CDS encoding autotransporter domain-containing esterase: MTRLLRGAALAALSLAAVSVAGAASAQSYSRLVVFGDSLSDNGNLYLATGGSTPASPPYGAGRFSNGPVFTERLGFNAANFMGPVTGSINYAFGGARTDSQAQPLGMRLQLAQYLQRGGTFGANDLVSVLGGANNIFQGLPAAGASTNPTGAITPVALGAASDMNFIVNSIAQAGAGTVLVTNLPKLSLTPQFRATPAAPLADFAVTTFNGALLTGLNATAAARPGTNIILMDLFKVGDVISGNPSAFGVSNVTQACFNGVTVCSNPDSYFYFDGVHPTAKGHELIARLANDYLYYGDLGSQTAVLGETAWRHREDALDGSTAALSGREAWMGGTSISVGALADKTETDARGAIGKATSDGYGVRIALESGSETWRFGLSGSYRNADVDAGALRADIDSFGLDVYGGWRAGDLFVNAAAGVAQDDFNDINRLTSLAPIVHSGSTRGVSTGARLQGGMWFDMGGFALSPRAAVAWINADVDGFSEQGPAAQYAYADRSVQATTAEIALRAEGGTERVRFYAEGGYRDSLSDDSDAVRTGILGNPAKVLARDVDLPFGGQVLAAAGIEGTVMERLKVSIGYKGRFGDHADSHMAAVKFSLPL, translated from the coding sequence ATGACTCGTCTTCTTCGCGGAGCGGCGCTGGCCGCCCTGAGCCTGGCCGCCGTGTCTGTCGCCGGGGCCGCCTCGGCCCAGAGCTACAGCCGTCTGGTGGTGTTCGGCGACAGCCTTTCGGACAACGGCAACCTCTATCTGGCGACCGGCGGATCGACGCCGGCCTCGCCGCCCTATGGCGCGGGGCGATTCTCCAACGGTCCGGTCTTTACCGAACGGCTGGGCTTCAACGCCGCCAACTTCATGGGCCCTGTGACGGGCAGCATCAACTACGCCTTCGGCGGCGCGCGCACGGACAGCCAGGCTCAACCCCTGGGGATGCGGCTGCAACTGGCCCAGTATCTGCAGCGCGGCGGGACGTTCGGCGCGAATGATCTGGTCAGCGTCCTGGGCGGGGCGAACAACATCTTCCAGGGGCTGCCCGCGGCCGGGGCCTCGACCAATCCGACCGGCGCCATTACGCCCGTGGCCCTAGGCGCTGCGTCAGACATGAACTTCATCGTCAATAGCATCGCCCAGGCGGGAGCGGGGACGGTGCTGGTCACCAACCTGCCCAAGCTCAGTCTGACGCCGCAGTTCCGGGCCACGCCGGCCGCGCCGCTGGCGGATTTCGCCGTCACGACCTTCAACGGCGCCCTGCTGACCGGGCTGAACGCAACGGCGGCGGCGAGGCCGGGGACCAACATCATCCTGATGGACCTGTTCAAGGTCGGCGATGTGATTTCCGGCAACCCCAGCGCCTTTGGCGTGTCGAACGTGACGCAGGCCTGCTTCAACGGCGTGACCGTGTGCTCTAACCCTGACTCCTACTTCTATTTCGACGGAGTGCATCCGACGGCCAAGGGGCATGAGCTGATCGCGCGGCTGGCGAACGACTACCTCTACTACGGCGACTTGGGCAGCCAGACGGCCGTGCTGGGCGAGACGGCGTGGCGTCACCGAGAGGACGCGCTGGACGGTTCGACGGCGGCTCTGTCGGGGCGCGAGGCGTGGATGGGCGGGACCTCGATCTCGGTCGGCGCCCTTGCCGACAAGACCGAGACGGACGCGCGCGGCGCCATCGGCAAGGCGACGTCCGACGGCTACGGCGTGCGCATCGCCCTGGAGTCGGGCAGCGAGACATGGCGTTTCGGCCTGTCCGGTTCCTATCGCAACGCCGATGTCGACGCGGGCGCCCTGCGCGCGGACATCGACAGCTTCGGACTGGACGTCTACGGCGGCTGGCGCGCGGGCGACCTGTTCGTCAACGCCGCGGCGGGCGTGGCCCAGGACGACTTCAACGACATCAACCGGCTGACCAGCCTGGCGCCGATCGTCCACAGCGGCTCGACGCGCGGCGTCTCGACCGGGGCGCGGCTGCAGGGCGGGATGTGGTTCGACATGGGCGGGTTCGCCCTGTCGCCGCGCGCGGCGGTGGCCTGGATCAACGCCGATGTGGACGGCTTCAGCGAGCAGGGACCGGCGGCGCAATACGCCTATGCCGACCGTTCGGTGCAGGCGACGACGGCCGAGATCGCCCTGCGCGCCGAGGGCGGGACCGAGCGCGTCCGCTTCTACGCCGAGGGCGGCTATCGCGACAGCCTCAGCGACGACAGCGACGCGGTGCGCACCGGCATCCTCGGCAATCCGGCCAAGGTGTTGGCCCGCGACGTGGACCTGCCGTTCGGCGGGCAGGTGTTGGCCGCCGCCGGGATCGAGGGCACGGTCATGGAGCGACTGAAGGTCTCGATCGGCTACAAGGGCCGTTTCGGCGACCATGCCGACAGCCATATGGCGGCGGTGAAGTTCAGCCTGCCGCTGTAG
- the serA gene encoding phosphoglycerate dehydrogenase, whose protein sequence is MAGRWSYPRNRIRMLLLENVHPAAVERLEEAGYTVETVKGALDEDDLIEAIKGVHVLGIRSKTNVSRKVLDAADRLMAVAAFCIGTNQVDLDAAADKGVAVFNAPYSNTRSVVELAIGMMIVLMRDVTDKSREMHKGKWNKSATGSREVRGKTLGIVGYGAIGSQLSVLAENLGMRVLFYDLSERLALGNARRMRSLDALLAEADVVTLHVDGRKENTAIIGADQFARMKPGALFLNLSRGHVVDVDAMAAALKSGRLGGAAVDVFPEEPRTNADPFDSPLIGLDKTILTPHIGGSTEEAQEAIAEFAAERLLGYLNRGDTTFCVNLPNVQLAEVSRAHRLLHIHRNQPGVLAELNRALSDAGLNILGQHLKTDERTGYVITDVDRDYDREALTALKQLPGTIRFRRLH, encoded by the coding sequence GTGGCCGGGCGCTGGTCTTACCCGCGCAACCGCATCCGCATGTTGCTGCTGGAGAACGTCCACCCCGCCGCCGTCGAGCGGCTGGAGGAGGCGGGCTATACCGTCGAGACGGTGAAGGGCGCGCTGGACGAGGACGACCTGATCGAGGCGATCAAGGGCGTGCACGTCCTGGGCATCCGGTCCAAGACCAACGTCAGCCGCAAGGTGCTGGACGCGGCGGACCGCCTGATGGCCGTGGCGGCATTCTGCATCGGCACTAACCAGGTCGACCTGGACGCAGCGGCGGACAAGGGCGTGGCGGTGTTCAACGCGCCCTATTCCAACACCCGCTCGGTGGTCGAACTGGCCATCGGCATGATGATCGTCCTGATGCGCGACGTGACGGACAAGTCGCGCGAGATGCACAAGGGCAAGTGGAACAAGTCCGCGACCGGTTCGCGCGAAGTGCGCGGCAAGACGCTGGGCATCGTCGGCTACGGCGCCATCGGCAGCCAGTTGTCGGTGCTGGCCGAGAACCTGGGCATGCGAGTGCTGTTCTACGACCTGTCCGAGCGGCTGGCGCTGGGCAACGCCCGTCGGATGCGCTCGCTGGACGCTTTGCTGGCCGAGGCGGACGTGGTGACGCTGCACGTCGACGGCCGCAAGGAAAACACCGCCATCATCGGGGCCGATCAGTTCGCCAGGATGAAGCCGGGCGCCCTGTTCCTGAACCTGTCGCGCGGCCATGTGGTAGATGTCGACGCTATGGCGGCGGCGCTGAAGTCCGGCCGTCTGGGCGGAGCGGCGGTCGACGTCTTCCCCGAGGAGCCGCGCACCAACGCCGACCCGTTCGACAGCCCGCTGATCGGTCTGGACAAGACCATCCTGACTCCGCACATCGGCGGCTCGACCGAAGAGGCGCAGGAAGCCATCGCCGAGTTCGCGGCAGAGCGTCTGCTGGGCTATCTGAACCGGGGCGACACGACCTTCTGCGTCAACCTGCCGAACGTGCAACTGGCCGAGGTGAGCCGCGCGCACCGTCTGCTCCACATCCACAGGAACCAGCCGGGCGTGCTGGCCGAACTGAACCGCGCGCTGTCGGATGCGGGCCTGAACATTCTGGGCCAGCACCTGAAGACGGACGAGCGCACCGGCTATGTCATCACCGACGTGGACCGCGACTATGACCGCGAGGCGTTGACGGCGCTGAAGCAGCTTCCGGGCACGATCCGCTTCCGCCGATTGCACTGA
- a CDS encoding Hsp33 family molecular chaperone, translated as MTDHAPDAPIAAPTDDFAAAFQIEGWPVRGRLVRLGEAIDKVLSAHAYPEPVAALLGEACVLAAIVGSALKFDGRLIVQAQGDGPVRYVVADYGTDGHLRGFCRFDPEEVAKAAEGFARPGAKTLLGGGVFIMTVDRGADFERTQGVTPIEGESLSLCAEHYFSQSEQVPTKVRLAVGEVETDQGRSWRAGGAMIQVIAGDESRGSTEEVWERTRALFATLGDDELIDPTISAETLLYRLFHEDGVRLEGAKALAAVCRCSKDRIATVLQSFPTEERAEMVEDDGKIRVTCEYCSAVYDIDPEEITG; from the coding sequence GTGACCGATCACGCGCCCGACGCCCCCATCGCCGCCCCCACGGACGACTTCGCCGCCGCCTTCCAGATCGAAGGCTGGCCGGTGCGCGGCCGCCTGGTCCGCCTGGGCGAGGCGATCGACAAGGTGCTGTCGGCCCACGCCTATCCGGAACCGGTCGCCGCCCTGCTGGGCGAGGCCTGCGTGCTGGCGGCCATCGTCGGCTCGGCGCTGAAGTTCGACGGCCGCCTGATCGTTCAGGCCCAGGGCGACGGCCCGGTGCGCTATGTCGTGGCCGACTACGGCACCGACGGGCATCTGCGCGGCTTCTGCCGCTTCGATCCTGAAGAAGTGGCCAAGGCCGCCGAAGGCTTCGCACGTCCGGGCGCCAAGACCCTGTTGGGCGGCGGCGTCTTCATCATGACGGTGGATCGCGGCGCCGACTTTGAACGCACCCAAGGCGTAACCCCCATCGAGGGCGAAAGCCTGTCGCTGTGCGCCGAACACTATTTCTCCCAGTCCGAGCAGGTGCCGACCAAGGTGCGCCTGGCCGTCGGCGAGGTCGAGACGGACCAGGGCCGATCCTGGCGCGCCGGCGGGGCGATGATCCAGGTCATCGCCGGCGACGAGTCGCGCGGCTCGACCGAGGAGGTGTGGGAGCGCACCCGCGCCCTGTTCGCCACCCTGGGCGACGACGAGCTGATCGACCCGACCATCAGCGCCGAGACCCTGCTGTATCGCTTGTTCCACGAGGACGGCGTGCGGCTGGAAGGCGCCAAGGCGCTGGCCGCGGTCTGCCGCTGCTCGAAGGACCGTATCGCCACCGTGCTGCAATCCTTCCCGACGGAAGAACGCGCCGAGATGGTCGAGGACGACGGCAAGATCCGCGTGACGTGCGAATATTGCTCGGCCGTTTATGACATCGACCCGGAAGAGATCACCGGCTGA
- the phoB gene encoding phosphate regulon transcriptional regulator PhoB: protein MQPYILVMEDEDALATLLQYNLEKEGYDVAVASDGEEGMLQVEERTPDLILLDWMLPKLSGIEVCRRIRGRAETRNLPIIMLTARGEETDRVRGLDTGADDYMTKPFSMTELTARIRAVLRRIRPGLADDRVNHADIIMDRVAHRVSRAGREVHLGPTEFRLLDHFLKHPGRVFSREQLLDAVWGSDVYVEARTVDVHVGRLRKALNVEGTVNPIRTVRSAGYSLDLNN from the coding sequence GTGCAACCCTATATCCTGGTGATGGAAGACGAGGACGCCCTGGCCACCCTGCTTCAGTATAATCTGGAGAAGGAAGGCTATGACGTGGCCGTCGCCTCGGACGGCGAGGAGGGGATGCTGCAGGTCGAGGAGCGCACCCCCGACCTGATCCTGCTGGATTGGATGCTGCCCAAGCTGTCGGGCATCGAGGTCTGCCGCCGCATCCGCGGCCGGGCCGAGACGCGCAACCTGCCGATCATCATGCTGACCGCGCGCGGCGAGGAGACGGACCGCGTGCGCGGCCTGGACACCGGCGCCGACGACTATATGACCAAGCCCTTCTCGATGACGGAGCTGACCGCGCGCATCCGCGCCGTGCTGCGTCGCATCCGCCCGGGCCTGGCCGACGACCGGGTTAACCACGCCGACATCATCATGGACCGCGTCGCCCACCGCGTCAGCCGTGCGGGTCGCGAGGTGCACCTGGGGCCGACGGAGTTCCGCCTTTTGGATCACTTCCTGAAACATCCGGGCCGGGTGTTCAGCCGTGAGCAGCTTCTGGATGCGGTCTGGGGCTCGGACGTCTATGTCGAGGCCCGCACGGTGGACGTCCACGTCGGCCGCCTGCGCAAGGCGCTGAACGTCGAAGGCACGGTCAACCCGATCCGCACCGTACGCTCGGCGGGCTATTCGCTGGATCTGAATAACTGA
- the phoU gene encoding phosphate signaling complex protein PhoU, with protein MNQHTVKAYGDELNQLTAEVVRMGGLAEAQVADAIESVARRDVALARAVVERDSRLDALHRDIEKKAIRLIALRQPVASDLRRTLGAMKLASDLERTGDLAKNIAKRALILAEAEPMQPLTRSIERMGRLVSNRLRDVLDAYTASEIERALSVWQTDDEVDEHYNALFRELLTYMMGDPRTITACTHLLFMAKNLERIGDHATNIAETVHYEITGEEMLGERPKAVPGPGEEPTPTPHLSASPDAADD; from the coding sequence ATGAACCAGCATACGGTCAAGGCTTACGGCGACGAACTGAACCAGCTAACGGCCGAGGTGGTCCGCATGGGCGGCCTGGCCGAGGCCCAGGTGGCGGACGCCATCGAATCCGTCGCCCGCCGCGACGTGGCGTTGGCCAGGGCGGTGGTCGAGCGCGACAGCCGCCTGGACGCCCTGCATCGCGACATCGAGAAGAAGGCGATCCGCCTGATCGCCCTGCGTCAGCCGGTCGCCAGCGACCTGCGCCGCACGCTGGGGGCGATGAAGCTGGCCTCGGACCTGGAGCGGACCGGCGATCTGGCCAAGAACATCGCCAAGCGGGCGCTGATCCTGGCCGAGGCCGAGCCGATGCAGCCGCTGACCCGCTCCATCGAGCGGATGGGGCGGCTGGTGTCGAACCGCCTGCGCGACGTGCTGGACGCCTATACGGCCTCGGAGATCGAGCGCGCCCTGTCGGTCTGGCAGACCGACGACGAGGTGGACGAGCACTACAACGCCCTGTTCCGCGAACTGCTCACCTACATGATGGGCGACCCGCGCACGATCACGGCCTGCACCCACCTGCTGTTCATGGCCAAGAACCTGGAGCGGATCGGCGACCACGCGACCAATATCGCCGAGACGGTCCACTATGAGATCACCGGCGAGGAAATGCTGGGCGAACGGCCCAAGGCCGTGCCCGGCCCCGGCGAAGAACCGACGCCGACCCCGCATCTGTCTGCGTCTCCCGACGCGGCGGACGACTGA
- the pstB gene encoding phosphate ABC transporter ATP-binding protein PstB encodes MKSPILRAPEGASNGGASEPATLTTAPTVGAHASAPLGPIKIAARDVSVFYGDKQALFDVSLDIPDKTVTALIGPSGCGKSTFLRTMNRMNDTIPGARVTGRIEMDGGDINDRKIDPVLLRAQVGMVFQKPNPFPKTIYENVAYGPKIHGLASSKAEMDEIVQKALKRAGLWDEVADRLHSPGTGLSGGQQQRLVIARAIAVEPEVILMDEPCSALDPIATAKIEELIDELRERYCIVIVTHSMAQAARVSQRTAFFHMGKLVETGDTEEIFTNPRERRTLDYITGRFG; translated from the coding sequence ATGAAGTCCCCCATCCTCCGCGCTCCCGAAGGCGCCTCGAACGGCGGCGCCTCCGAGCCCGCCACCCTGACGACCGCGCCGACGGTCGGCGCCCACGCCTCGGCGCCGCTGGGGCCCATCAAGATCGCCGCGCGCGACGTCAGCGTCTTCTACGGCGACAAGCAGGCTCTGTTCGACGTCTCGCTGGACATCCCGGACAAGACGGTGACGGCGCTTATCGGGCCGTCGGGTTGCGGCAAGTCGACCTTCCTGCGGACGATGAACCGCATGAACGACACCATCCCTGGCGCCCGCGTGACCGGCCGCATCGAGATGGACGGCGGCGATATCAATGACCGCAAGATCGATCCGGTGCTGCTGCGCGCCCAGGTCGGCATGGTGTTCCAGAAGCCGAACCCCTTCCCCAAGACCATCTATGAAAACGTCGCCTACGGGCCCAAGATTCATGGTCTGGCCTCGTCCAAGGCCGAGATGGACGAGATCGTGCAGAAGGCGCTGAAGCGCGCGGGCCTGTGGGACGAGGTCGCCGACCGCCTGCACTCGCCGGGCACCGGCCTGTCGGGCGGTCAGCAGCAGCGCCTGGTCATCGCCCGCGCCATCGCGGTCGAGCCCGAAGTCATCCTGATGGACGAGCCCTGCTCGGCGCTGGACCCGATCGCCACGGCCAAGATCGAGGAACTGATCGACGAACTGCGCGAACGCTACTGCATCGTCATCGTCACCCACTCCATGGCCCAGGCGGCCCGCGTGTCGCAGCGCACGGCCTTCTTCCACATGGGCAAGCTGGTCGAGACCGGCGACACCGAAGAGATCTTCACCAACCCGCGCGAGCGGCGCACGCTCGACTACATCACCGGCCGCTTCGGCTGA
- the pstA gene encoding phosphate ABC transporter permease PstA: MTDAASPMTGVSPRTQRLKARLRARYARETRFRWYGRAAIGVALAFLVILLGSIVTQGYTAFYAHTVTLPVYMDPARIDRSYPQGANFEQIVAEQQIRRLGVQDDDQGTRASAMKALLSSELKFQAAKMIARQPSLLGQTVPVAAPLSDDAEMYLKGKITRDQPEDQRRVSDAQMDWLDKMKASGAIRAHFNSALFTKGDSTQPELAGLLGAVVGSALMLMVTALIAIPVGVGAAVWLEEYSPRNRITAIIEVNINNLAAVPSIVYGLLGLALFINFLHLPRASPLVGGLVLALMALPTIIIATRSSLKAVPPSIREAALAMGASRTQTVFGHVLPLAMPGVMTGAIISMAHALGETAPLLLIGMISFVPGVPHAIDEPVGALPSLIYIWENASERAFHERTAAAILVLLAFMIVMNAAAVLLRRRFERRW, encoded by the coding sequence ATGACTGACGCGGCTTCCCCCATGACCGGCGTCAGCCCGCGCACCCAGCGCCTGAAGGCCCGGCTGCGCGCCCGCTATGCGCGCGAGACGCGCTTCCGCTGGTACGGCCGTGCGGCCATCGGCGTGGCGCTTGCCTTCCTGGTGATCCTGCTCGGCAGCATCGTCACCCAGGGCTACACCGCCTTCTACGCCCACACCGTGACCCTGCCGGTCTATATGGATCCGGCGCGGATCGACCGTTCCTATCCGCAGGGCGCCAATTTCGAGCAGATCGTCGCCGAGCAGCAGATCCGCCGCCTGGGCGTTCAGGACGACGATCAGGGGACCAGAGCCTCGGCTATGAAGGCCCTGCTGTCTTCGGAACTGAAGTTCCAGGCCGCCAAGATGATCGCGCGCCAGCCCAGCCTGCTGGGCCAGACCGTGCCCGTCGCCGCCCCGCTGTCTGACGACGCCGAGATGTATCTGAAGGGCAAGATCACCCGCGATCAGCCCGAGGACCAGCGCCGCGTCTCCGATGCGCAGATGGACTGGCTGGACAAGATGAAGGCCTCGGGCGCCATCCGCGCCCACTTCAACTCCGCCCTGTTCACCAAGGGCGACTCGACCCAGCCGGAACTGGCGGGCCTGCTGGGCGCCGTGGTCGGTTCGGCCCTGATGCTGATGGTGACGGCCCTGATCGCCATTCCGGTCGGCGTCGGCGCCGCCGTCTGGCTGGAGGAATATTCGCCGCGCAACCGCATCACGGCGATCATCGAGGTCAACATCAACAATCTGGCCGCCGTGCCGTCCATCGTCTACGGCCTGCTGGGTCTGGCGCTGTTCATCAACTTCCTGCACCTGCCCAGGGCCAGTCCGCTGGTCGGGGGTCTGGTGCTGGCGCTGATGGCTCTGCCGACCATCATCATCGCCACCCGTTCGTCGCTGAAGGCGGTGCCGCCGTCGATCCGCGAAGCGGCCCTGGCCATGGGCGCCAGCCGCACCCAGACGGTGTTCGGCCACGTCCTGCCGCTAGCCATGCCCGGCGTGATGACCGGCGCGATCATCTCCATGGCCCACGCCCTGGGCGAGACGGCGCCCCTGCTGCTGATCGGCATGATCAGTTTCGTGCCGGGCGTGCCGCACGCCATCGACGAGCCCGTCGGCGCCCTGCCGTCGCTGATCTACATCTGGGAGAACGCCTCCGAGCGCGCCTTCCATGAACGGACGGCGGCCGCCATCCTTGTCCTTCTCGCCTTCATGATCGTCATGAACGCCGCCGCAGTCCTGCTGCGCCGTCGCTTCGAACGCCGGTGGTAA